A stretch of Halanaerobiales bacterium DNA encodes these proteins:
- the fabG gene encoding 3-oxoacyl-ACP reductase FabG yields the protein MRLKDKVAIVTGAANGIGKKTAEFFAREGAEVVIADYDVKNGKESAEEINDEYGRATFIEVDVSNIDSAKNLIKKTVEKFGKLDILVNNAGITADGFLAKMDEEQWDKVIDINLKGVFNCSKFAADQMMEQGEGVILNASSVVGLYGNVGQTNYAATKFGVIGLTKTWAKELAPKGVRVNAVAPGYTNTDMMESVPDKILDKFKDKTPMKRLGEVEDIANAYLFLASDEAAYVNGEILSVDGGLVLG from the coding sequence ATGAGATTAAAAGACAAAGTTGCAATTGTTACGGGAGCAGCCAATGGAATAGGTAAAAAAACAGCTGAATTTTTTGCAAGAGAAGGAGCAGAAGTAGTTATTGCTGATTATGATGTGAAAAATGGCAAAGAAAGTGCAGAAGAAATTAATGATGAATATGGAAGAGCTACTTTTATAGAGGTTGACGTATCTAATATTGATAGTGCTAAAAATTTAATCAAAAAAACAGTTGAAAAATTTGGGAAATTGGATATTTTAGTTAATAATGCAGGGATTACTGCAGATGGTTTTTTAGCTAAAATGGATGAAGAGCAGTGGGATAAAGTTATTGATATTAATTTAAAAGGGGTATTTAATTGTAGTAAATTTGCAGCAGATCAAATGATGGAACAGGGAGAAGGAGTTATTCTCAATGCTTCATCAGTTGTAGGACTTTATGGTAACGTTGGTCAAACTAATTATGCTGCAACTAAGTTTGGTGTAATAGGCCTAACAAAAACCTGGGCAAAAGAGTTGGCACCTAAAGGCGTAAGAGTTAATGCAGTGGCACCTGGTTATACTAATACTGATATGATGGAAAGTGTGCCAGATAAAATTTTGGATAAGTTTAAGGATAAGACTCCAATGAAAAGATTAGGAGAAGTAGAAGATATTGCTAATGCATATTTATTCCTGGCTTCAGATGAAGCAGCCTATGTAAATGGAGAAATTTTAAGTGTTGATGGTGGCTTAGTCTTAGGATAA